The Impatiens glandulifera chromosome 8, dImpGla2.1, whole genome shotgun sequence genome includes a window with the following:
- the LOC124912200 gene encoding CASP-like protein 2C1, with protein sequence MGILGSEGVLRLGAAVLLVVTACLVALDSQTKFLYYQIAKKATYKELNALYVVVWVHSAAAIYSLLQSGRCFFFAAPIHHGTSRPATSSYLTTATLCFILDQVVVYGVFSTNSAGVEASIMAITGADSFQWMKLCNKFTRFCYQIGGALLCGYVACLLMIVVSSISAFNLFRLYSPNKFLILKAK encoded by the exons ATGGGTATTTTAGGAAGTGAAGGTGTTCTTAGGCTTGGAGCTGCGGTTCTTCTGGTGGTCACGGCCTGTTTGGTAGCCTTGGATTCCCAAACCAAGTTCCTTTACTATCAAATTGCCAAAAAAGCCACTTACAAGGAATTGAACGCCCTTTA CGTGGTGGTGTGGGTTCACTCGGCGGCGGCTATTTATAGCCTGCTGCAGTCTGGAAGATGCTTCTTCTTCGCCGCACCTATTCATCATGGAACTTCAAGACCGGCCACATCTTCTTACCTCACAACTGCCACTCTTTGTTTCATACTAGACCAG GTTGTAGTTTATGGGGTGTTCTCTACTAATTCAGCCGGGGTTGAGGCGTCAATTATGGCGATAACCGGTGCAGACAGCTTTCAATGGATGAAGTTATGCAATAAGTTCACGAGATTCTGCTACCAAATTGGGGGAGCTTTATTGTGTGGTTATGTGGCGTGTCTATTGATGATTGTTGTTTCCTCCATTTCCGCTTTCAATCTTTTTCGACTCTATTCTCCTAACAAGTTCCTTATCCTAAAAGCTAAGTGA